TAATGATTTTAGCTTTGGCTTTTGCCTTTTCGAGGTCATCGAAAATTCCTGTTGTATACCTGCTGGTAGTATCGTTAACTTTTGCACGAAAAACTACCTCGAACTGTTGAAGTTCAGTAGGAATAGAATTTTCATCGAAAACACCTATCTGTACTGTGTAAAATACACCTTCTACTTTATTTAAGTCTTGAACTAATGTATTTCCAATTCTGCTAGATTGAGATCCTGGTTTTATTTTAGAATTTGATCCTGGCATATAATCGGTAGATAAAACTTTGAATTCTGTTCTACGATTTAATTGATTCGCAATTTCTATTTGTCTGGAATTAAATTTTACAATTTTACTTTCCGTTAAAATATCACCAACTTTTAAGAAATTGTTTTCTTTAGCGATGGCTGCAGTAATTTTTCTAGGTTGCGATTCGCCATATCCCCGTGCCACCAATCGGTCCCAATAAATTCCTTTATCAATTAAATAATTCACGACCGACTGAGCTCTTTTTTGAGAAATCGCTTTATTTGTTGCCTCATTACCAATAAAATCGGAGTGAGATCCTAATTCGATTGTAATTTTTGGGTTATCATTTAGCGTTTCAACCAAGCCATCGAGAGCTTCTTTCGATTCTTCTCTTAAGCTCCAACTTCCAAAATCGTAAAAGATATTAGGCAATTCTATTGGTTTTTCTATTGGCTTTATGTTGATAATAGATTTAAAATTACGGCTAATATCAATATTTAAGGTATTCACCAATTCTTTACCATTCAAATAACCATCTTTCGACACCATTGCAATATACTCTATATCGGGCTTTAACTCGAAAAAGAAATTTCCGTCTTTATCTGTTCTAATATTGCTTTGTTCTCCATCTGAAGAAACCATGTTAATTTTTGCCTTTTCGACTGGTTTATTAGATTCGGAATCGAGTACTTGCCCCGAAAAAGTAAACTGTAAAGGCACATAATCAAATCTGTAAATATCATCATTCCCTTTTCGGCGCGATGAACTAAACATTCCTTTCTCATGTTTTTCCTGAAAATGAATTGCAAAATCGTCGGCAGTAGAATTAATTGGATATTTCATATTATCGACCAACCAAACGCCATTTTCGTTTCGTTGAGCCTGGTATATATCCAATCCACCCATTCCTCCTTCTCTGTCAGAAGCAAAGTATAACATTCCATTATTTCGAATATAAGGAAACAGCTCATTATCCGGAGAATTAATCGGCCTACCCAGATTTTGAGCTTCACTCCATCCGCTACCACTTTTTTTACTCATCCAAATATCATTTCCACCATATCCACCAGGCATATCAGAAATAAAATACATAATTTTACCATCTTCAGAAATGGATGGATGTCCTACAGATATGGAATCGGGCACTAATGTTTGAAGAGCTGTACGGCCCCATTCACCATTTTTCCTTTGTACAGCATAAATTTTAGTTCCCTGATAATCTTTATTCACTCTTTTCGAAGAGGTAAAATACATAATATCACCGTCGCTTGTAAAACAAGCTGCACCTTCGTTCATTTCGGTATTTATTGTATCTCCAATTCCTTCGGGTTTACTCCATTGGTAAGTATCGGTAATTATTTTTCTGGTTTTTGCTTTTCTGCCTTTCTTCTTTCTGCTTTTTCGAATTAGTTCGTTGGAATAGTGCGACTGGTAAATATTTGTATAATATTCTCCTGTTACCCCATCTTTTTTAGGACGATCTTTGTATTTTCTATTTGATGTAAAAAAGATAACATTGGTATCTTTTCCCATATAAACGGGAGCAAAATCGCTTGCCGAGGAATTATAATCTTTTAAACTTTCAACTTTATATCTTCCAGGAAACTCTCGCCAATAGGAAATTCGTTTTAATATTTTCGATGCATCATCGGTACCTTTCATCTCTGGTTTTAGATCTAGATATTCCCAAAAATTTTCTTCGGCCTCTTCCAGTTTACCATTTTTTACTTCGGCATAAGCCAAATTTTTTACAGCATCGGCAAAAGTATCTCTGTTCATAATAGCCTTACGATACCATGAAGCAGCTTTACGTGGTTCATTAATATTATCAAAACAAGATGCACTCTTAAAGGCAATTTCACCCTTTTGATATTTATCTTTTTGCTTTTTATATCCCTTTTCATACATTGCCTGAGCATGATAATACCTACCAGACAGAAGCATTTTATCGCCTCGGTTCACATACGATCTAGAAGAACAAGATATTAGAATTCCGATACTACATAGAATACCGGCAAAAGGAAGAAGTTTCATGTGTTTACATTTTCATATTAAGAGCATACCGAAGTCGTCATTTTATTCTTTTACAAGTGTAAAAATATAAAGACTCGTTTCATCTGTTAATTTTAAAATTTATATCGTATTACAAAGTATAAAAATAAATATTTTATTCGATAGGAATATCAATATTAATACAAAAATAAAAGGATGCTCATTTCCATGAACATCCTTTTGCTGTAAATATTATTGTCTGAATTAATTATTAAATAATAACTCACGATATTTTGGTAATGGCCACATTTCATTATCAACAACAAGTTCTAATTTGTCAATATGGTAACGAATATCATCAAGATAAGGACGAACTTTTTGATCGTAAGCAAAAGCCATATCATGACCATCCTTAATTACATTACATGTTTTACGTGCATCAACCATTCCTTTAACTTTGGCTTTTATAGCAGAAATATGTCCGGAAATTTCTTTAATTAGTCCTTTACGTGCAGCTGCAAGCTCTTCAAACTCTTCGGGACTAAATATATCTCTTAAGCCTTGCACATTTTGGATTAGCTTAGTTTGGTAAGCTACTGCTGTTGGAACTATGTGGTTAATTGCCAAATCGCCAAGAACACGCGCTTCGATTTGTACTTTCATGGTAAATTTCTCCATTTCCACTTCAACACGAGCTTCAAGTTCTTTTTCGGTCATTACACCACTTTCTACCATCGATCTTTTAGCAGGAGCGTCTAAATATTTCGTTAATGATTCTGGTACACTTGTAATATTTGTTAAGCCTCTTTTCTTAGCTTCGATAACCCATGCACCTGAGTAACCATCCCCATTAAAACGGATAGGTTCACACTCAATAATCATTTTCTTAAGCACCTGGAAAATTGCCTCATCCTTCTTAATTCCTTCATTTATAAGATGATCGACAGCTTTCTTGAAATCTTTTAACTGAACAGCCATGGCTGCATTTAAAGCTGTCATAGCAGCAGCATTATTTACCGAAGAACCTACAGCTCGAAACTCGAAACGGTTACCAGTAAATGCGAAAGGTGAAGTACGGTTACGATCGGTATTATCTAAAATAATTTCAGGAATACGTCCAATACCTAATTTCAAAGCAGTTTTCTCATCTGGAGTCATTTTCTTTTCACCAACCTCATCAACAATTTTCTTTAGCATTTTTGAAACTTCGTCGCCCAAAAATACTGAAACAATTGATGGAGGAGCTTCGTTTGCACCTAAACGGTGGCTATTAGAAGCTGTAAGAATAGAAGCACGTAAAAGGTCCTGATTTTTATAAACAGCCATTAAAGTATTTACAACAAAAGTAAGGAACTGCATATTTCCCTTAGGATTTTTCCCTGGAGCCATTAAAACAACTCCTGTATCGGTGCTTAACGACCAGTTATTGTGTTTTCCTGATCCATTAACACCTGCATAAGGTTTTTCATGGAAAAGAATACGGAATTTATGATGACGAGCTACTTTTTTCATCACATCCATAATTAACTGATTGTGATCATTTGCAAGGTTAGCCTCTTCGTAAATAGGAGCCAATTCGAACTGAGAAGGAGCTACCTCGTTATGACGGGTTTTAACAGGGATACCAAGCTTATGGCTTTCCAATTCCAATTCCATCATAAATCTTGTTACACGTTCGGGAATAGATCCAAAATAGTGATCATCTAACTGTTGGTCTTTAGAAGATGAGTGTCCCATAAGTGTACGACCTGTTAATGCAAGATCAGGACGAGCCTGAAACAATGCTTCATCAACAAGGAAATATTCTTGTTCCCAACCAAGGTTAGCGCTTACTTTAGTTACATTTTTATCGAAATACTGACAAACATCAACAGCAGCCTCATCGACAGCAGCTAGTGCTTTTAGTAATGGGGTTTTATAATCAAGAGCTTCTCCTGTGTAAGAAATAAACACTGTAGGAATACAAAGAGTAGTTCCAACGATAAAAGCAGGAGAAGAAACATCCCAAGCAGTATAACCGCGAGCCTCAAAAGTCTGGCGAATACCTCCTGATGGGAAAGATGAAGCATCAGGTTCCTGCTGGGCAAGTAATTTCCCTGAGAAATTTTCAATCATATTACCACCATCACCATAATCGATGAATCCGTCGTGTTTCTCTGCTGTTCCATCGGTTAACGGCTGAAACCAGTGAGTATAGTGAGTTGCTCCTTTTTCTATGGCCCAGGATTTCATTCCTAAAGCAATACCATCTGACATTTTTCTATCGATAGATCCACCTTTTTGGTTAGCTGCCATAACAGCTTTAAATGCATCTTTAGAAAGATACTTTCTCATGGATTCTACATTAAATACCAACTCTCCATAGTAATCTGTAACCTTATTGGAAGGTAAAGATACCGAGACTGGTTTCCTTGATAGCAATTCGCTTAACGCTTTAAATCTAATGGTGGCCATAAAATAAAATTTTAGTTAATAATTGATGTAATCCGAATTCTAAAGGGGTACTCAGTAAAAAGTATATGTTTTTTTTACCCAACACCCCTTTATTTTATTTACCACACAAAAATGTATAAAAATTTTCACTTACACAAAACCAACCTGCTATTTTTTAGGGATATTCACAAAAAAATCGATAAAATTTTAAGGAAAACCCTTGTTTTTTATCGATTGCGATAAGTTTTTTGTATTTTTTAATAAAAGATCTTATTTTTTTTAAACACCCGAAGGAATTTTATTCGATTTTCTCAATATTTCATTTTTAACATCCCTTTTTGTATTAATTAACTGATAAAACTCATCGATATAACTTATTAACTTATTCTTATTATCAAGATTTAAATATTGGCAATTTGTAATTTTTTCATAAAATATTTTTCTCAGTTCTTTGAATTCCAAAAAAGCATCCTCTAAATCTTCGCGGCTCCAATGCATTCCTTTATATTGTCTTTTATATTTTGCATCTGGTGCTATTTTGGGCGAAAGAGTAAAATAGGAGTGATTAATAATTCCCGACCAATCAAAATCGTAAGGTACAGCAACAGGTATACTATATTCGTTCACTGATATTACATCTATATTATGCAGTCTACTCACATCCCAATCGGCGTTACCTATCATTAACTGAAATAAGGACAACATTACCATAGGTTTTCGCTCTATATTATATTGTTTTATATTCTTAAAATTTAGTATTGTTTTACCATTTCGTGCAGCTACATCTTCTTTATCTTCTATAAAGAAACCATATTTTACAAGTGTATCATTTGTGTTAATATCAATAAAGGTAGTTTGAGACAAACGCACTCTGTAACTATGATCGGTAATAAGGTTATACATTTGATAGATCAGATACTCTTCTATGGTATGCTGTTCGTAATTTTCTATTTGCGATTGACAATGACTTACATATTTTAACCTTGATTGCCCTTCGAAT
This genomic interval from uncultured Marinifilum sp. contains the following:
- a CDS encoding OmpA family protein; protein product: MKLLPFAGILCSIGILISCSSRSYVNRGDKMLLSGRYYHAQAMYEKGYKKQKDKYQKGEIAFKSASCFDNINEPRKAASWYRKAIMNRDTFADAVKNLAYAEVKNGKLEEAEENFWEYLDLKPEMKGTDDASKILKRISYWREFPGRYKVESLKDYNSSASDFAPVYMGKDTNVIFFTSNRKYKDRPKKDGVTGEYYTNIYQSHYSNELIRKSRKKKGRKAKTRKIITDTYQWSKPEGIGDTINTEMNEGAACFTSDGDIMYFTSSKRVNKDYQGTKIYAVQRKNGEWGRTALQTLVPDSISVGHPSISEDGKIMYFISDMPGGYGGNDIWMSKKSGSGWSEAQNLGRPINSPDNELFPYIRNNGMLYFASDREGGMGGLDIYQAQRNENGVWLVDNMKYPINSTADDFAIHFQEKHEKGMFSSSRRKGNDDIYRFDYVPLQFTFSGQVLDSESNKPVEKAKINMVSSDGEQSNIRTDKDGNFFFELKPDIEYIAMVSKDGYLNGKELVNTLNIDISRNFKSIINIKPIEKPIELPNIFYDFGSWSLREESKEALDGLVETLNDNPKITIELGSHSDFIGNEATNKAISQKRAQSVVNYLIDKGIYWDRLVARGYGESQPRKITAAIAKENNFLKVGDILTESKIVKFNSRQIEIANQLNRRTEFKVLSTDYMPGSNSKIKPGSQSSRIGNTLVQDLNKVEGVFYTVQIGVFDENSIPTELQQFEVVFRAKVNDTTSRYTTGIFDDLEKAKAKAKIINKKGIKAFVIAYYKGKKITFAEAKKLKK
- a CDS encoding glutamine synthetase III; amino-acid sequence: MATIRFKALSELLSRKPVSVSLPSNKVTDYYGELVFNVESMRKYLSKDAFKAVMAANQKGGSIDRKMSDGIALGMKSWAIEKGATHYTHWFQPLTDGTAEKHDGFIDYGDGGNMIENFSGKLLAQQEPDASSFPSGGIRQTFEARGYTAWDVSSPAFIVGTTLCIPTVFISYTGEALDYKTPLLKALAAVDEAAVDVCQYFDKNVTKVSANLGWEQEYFLVDEALFQARPDLALTGRTLMGHSSSKDQQLDDHYFGSIPERVTRFMMELELESHKLGIPVKTRHNEVAPSQFELAPIYEEANLANDHNQLIMDVMKKVARHHKFRILFHEKPYAGVNGSGKHNNWSLSTDTGVVLMAPGKNPKGNMQFLTFVVNTLMAVYKNQDLLRASILTASNSHRLGANEAPPSIVSVFLGDEVSKMLKKIVDEVGEKKMTPDEKTALKLGIGRIPEIILDNTDRNRTSPFAFTGNRFEFRAVGSSVNNAAAMTALNAAMAVQLKDFKKAVDHLINEGIKKDEAIFQVLKKMIIECEPIRFNGDGYSGAWVIEAKKRGLTNITSVPESLTKYLDAPAKRSMVESGVMTEKELEARVEVEMEKFTMKVQIEARVLGDLAINHIVPTAVAYQTKLIQNVQGLRDIFSPEEFEELAAARKGLIKEISGHISAIKAKVKGMVDARKTCNVIKDGHDMAFAYDQKVRPYLDDIRYHIDKLELVVDNEMWPLPKYRELLFNN